In one window of Gopherus evgoodei ecotype Sinaloan lineage chromosome 9, rGopEvg1_v1.p, whole genome shotgun sequence DNA:
- the MSL2 gene encoding E3 ubiquitin-protein ligase MSL2 isoform X1 gives MNPVNATALYVSASRLVLNYDPGDPQAFSEVTKLLPYFRQSLSCCVCGNLLQDPIAPTNSTCQHYVCKTCKGKKMMMKPSCSWCKDYEQFEENKQLSILVNCYKKLCEYITQTPLAQDIIQAVDCSADLLAFLKDGSPLHEDTENISDAAMPLCLTHSPLPSTSEHINDPQASFSSIPENTHIDIRGTVINGLPNCNGLSVDKLGVNIPSPEHANTIDVCSTGEYIKTEDISSSLQPVCDTVSTSDLCTSGLDICSFNEDIKPGSLLLSVEEVLRSLETVSSTEVCGSDLQPSLEATISNGPFLQLSPPPLSHNVFMSTGASPHGISCTAATPKVVKLNRKRSRSESDSEKVQPLPISSIICGPTLGASAPVTVKQENKMSLQPVATVPNGGTTPKISKTVLLPNKSTKKNIEHAPKKSHPKAKPGILKTKDKAKEKVASSNVMPGSPTKTAYKKPQEKKGCKCGRATQNPSVLTCRGQRCPCYSNRKACLDCICRGCQNSYMANGEKKLEAFAVPEKALEQTRLTLGINVTSIVRSASTSTSVINVTGSPVTTFLAASTHDDKSLDEAIDMRYDC, from the coding sequence gAAATTTGCTACAGGATCCTATTGCTCCCACCAACTCCACATGTCAGCATTATGTCTGCAAAACTTGTAAAGGCAAAAAGATGATGATGAAACCATCATGTAGTTGGTGCAAAGACTATGAACAGTTTGAGGAAAATAAACAGTTGAGCATTCTAGTGAACTGCTACAAAAAACTGTGTGAATACATAACACAGACTCCATTGGCACAAGACATAATACAAGCAGTTGACTGTTCTGCAGATCTTTTGGCTTTTCTCAAAGATGGATCGCCACTCCATGAAGATACAGAAAACATTTCTGATGCAGCCATGCCTTTGTGTTTGACACATTCTCCATTACCTTCAACCTCAGAACATATTAATGATCCTCAAGCTAGTTTTTCTTCCATACCTGAAAATACACATATTGATATTAGAGGTACTGTTATCAATGGGTTGCCCAATTGTAATGGGCTTTCAGTGGATAAACTTGGAGTAAATATTCCTTCCCCTGAACATGCAAATACAATTGATGTGTGTAGTACTGGAGAGTACATAAAAACTGAGGATATCTCTAGCAGTCTTCAGCCTGTGTGTGACACAGTTTCTACTAGTGACTTGTGTACATCAGGCCTTGACATCTGCAGTTTCAACGAAGATATAAAACCTGGCTCGCTATTGCTTAGTGTTGAGGAAGTTCTTCGAAGCTTAGAAACTGTTTCAAGCACTGAAGTCTGTGGTTCTGATTTGCAGCCCAGCTTGGAAGCCACCATATCCAATGGTCCTTTCCTGCAGCTTTCTCCCCCACCTCTTAGCCATAATGTTTTCATGTCCACAGGTGCTTCTCCTCATGGGATTTCATGTACAGCAGCAACACCTAAAGTAGTTAAGTTAAACCGAAAGCGATCTCGATCAGAAAGTGACAGCGAAAAGGTTCAGCCACTACCCATTTCCAGCATCATCTGTGGCCCAACATTGGGAGCATCAGCTCCAGTAACAgtgaaacaggaaaataaaatgtctttGCAGCCCGTAGCAACTGTACCTAATGGAGGCACTACTCCCAAAATAAGTAAAACTGTACTCCTGCCTAATAAAAGCACGAAAAAGAATATAGAACATGCCCCCAAGAAATCTCACCCGAAAGCCAAACCAGGAATACTGAAAACAAAAGACAAAGCAAAGGAAAAGGTTGCTAGCAGTAATGTTATGCCAGGAAGTCCGACAAAAACTGCATACAAAAAGCCACAAGAAAAGAAAGGGTGTAAATGTGGTCGCGCCACCCAAAATCCAAGTGTTCTTACATGCCGTGGCCAACGCTGCCCTTGCTACTCTAACCGTAAAGCCTGCTTAGACTGTATATGCCGTGGCTGCCAAAACTCATATATGGCTAATGGGGAGAAGAAGCTGGAAGCATTTGCAGTGCCAGAAAAGGCCTTGGAACAGACTAGGCTTACTTTGGGCATTAATGTGACAAGCATTGTGCGCAGTGCCAGCACAAGCACCAGTGTAATTAATGTGACAGGGTCACCAGTAACTACATTTTTAGCTGCCAGTACACACGATGATAAAAGTTTGGATGAAGCTATAGACATGAGATATGACTGTTAA
- the MSL2 gene encoding E3 ubiquitin-protein ligase MSL2 isoform X2, translating into MMMKPSCSWCKDYEQFEENKQLSILVNCYKKLCEYITQTPLAQDIIQAVDCSADLLAFLKDGSPLHEDTENISDAAMPLCLTHSPLPSTSEHINDPQASFSSIPENTHIDIRGTVINGLPNCNGLSVDKLGVNIPSPEHANTIDVCSTGEYIKTEDISSSLQPVCDTVSTSDLCTSGLDICSFNEDIKPGSLLLSVEEVLRSLETVSSTEVCGSDLQPSLEATISNGPFLQLSPPPLSHNVFMSTGASPHGISCTAATPKVVKLNRKRSRSESDSEKVQPLPISSIICGPTLGASAPVTVKQENKMSLQPVATVPNGGTTPKISKTVLLPNKSTKKNIEHAPKKSHPKAKPGILKTKDKAKEKVASSNVMPGSPTKTAYKKPQEKKGCKCGRATQNPSVLTCRGQRCPCYSNRKACLDCICRGCQNSYMANGEKKLEAFAVPEKALEQTRLTLGINVTSIVRSASTSTSVINVTGSPVTTFLAASTHDDKSLDEAIDMRYDC; encoded by the coding sequence ATGATGATGAAACCATCATGTAGTTGGTGCAAAGACTATGAACAGTTTGAGGAAAATAAACAGTTGAGCATTCTAGTGAACTGCTACAAAAAACTGTGTGAATACATAACACAGACTCCATTGGCACAAGACATAATACAAGCAGTTGACTGTTCTGCAGATCTTTTGGCTTTTCTCAAAGATGGATCGCCACTCCATGAAGATACAGAAAACATTTCTGATGCAGCCATGCCTTTGTGTTTGACACATTCTCCATTACCTTCAACCTCAGAACATATTAATGATCCTCAAGCTAGTTTTTCTTCCATACCTGAAAATACACATATTGATATTAGAGGTACTGTTATCAATGGGTTGCCCAATTGTAATGGGCTTTCAGTGGATAAACTTGGAGTAAATATTCCTTCCCCTGAACATGCAAATACAATTGATGTGTGTAGTACTGGAGAGTACATAAAAACTGAGGATATCTCTAGCAGTCTTCAGCCTGTGTGTGACACAGTTTCTACTAGTGACTTGTGTACATCAGGCCTTGACATCTGCAGTTTCAACGAAGATATAAAACCTGGCTCGCTATTGCTTAGTGTTGAGGAAGTTCTTCGAAGCTTAGAAACTGTTTCAAGCACTGAAGTCTGTGGTTCTGATTTGCAGCCCAGCTTGGAAGCCACCATATCCAATGGTCCTTTCCTGCAGCTTTCTCCCCCACCTCTTAGCCATAATGTTTTCATGTCCACAGGTGCTTCTCCTCATGGGATTTCATGTACAGCAGCAACACCTAAAGTAGTTAAGTTAAACCGAAAGCGATCTCGATCAGAAAGTGACAGCGAAAAGGTTCAGCCACTACCCATTTCCAGCATCATCTGTGGCCCAACATTGGGAGCATCAGCTCCAGTAACAgtgaaacaggaaaataaaatgtctttGCAGCCCGTAGCAACTGTACCTAATGGAGGCACTACTCCCAAAATAAGTAAAACTGTACTCCTGCCTAATAAAAGCACGAAAAAGAATATAGAACATGCCCCCAAGAAATCTCACCCGAAAGCCAAACCAGGAATACTGAAAACAAAAGACAAAGCAAAGGAAAAGGTTGCTAGCAGTAATGTTATGCCAGGAAGTCCGACAAAAACTGCATACAAAAAGCCACAAGAAAAGAAAGGGTGTAAATGTGGTCGCGCCACCCAAAATCCAAGTGTTCTTACATGCCGTGGCCAACGCTGCCCTTGCTACTCTAACCGTAAAGCCTGCTTAGACTGTATATGCCGTGGCTGCCAAAACTCATATATGGCTAATGGGGAGAAGAAGCTGGAAGCATTTGCAGTGCCAGAAAAGGCCTTGGAACAGACTAGGCTTACTTTGGGCATTAATGTGACAAGCATTGTGCGCAGTGCCAGCACAAGCACCAGTGTAATTAATGTGACAGGGTCACCAGTAACTACATTTTTAGCTGCCAGTACACACGATGATAAAAGTTTGGATGAAGCTATAGACATGAGATATGACTGTTAA